The following DNA comes from Vibrio gigantis.
CTAATCAAACGGCCCATTGCATTCGCCATATAGTAGAAACCAACATCAAGCGACACGCCATCGCCTTTTGCATAACTCACAATCAAATATGAGTGAAGTGATGAATTCACCGCAAAGATGGCACCAAATACCATCAAACCGCCAACGATAACTAACTCTGGTTGCCAACCAATCTGTACCGCGTAAGCGATAACAGCGGTCACCATGGCCAGCGCACCCGCCCATAACAGCGCGGCATGTCCATCTGGCACCTTACCTTGGGCTTTACCGGTAATCTTCGGCGCTATGCCCTGTACAAAGCCATAAGCAATTGTCCAAGCAGCTAAGAAACCGCCAACCAATGAGTGATCCCAACCAAACACACTGCCTAGGTAAATTGGCAAGGCAATTACAAACCACACGTCACGAGCACCAAACAGGAACATGCGCGCAGCAGATAAAATGTTGATTGATTCAGACTTAGAGAAGATCTGTTTGAACTTAGGCTTGGTTTTCGCTTTACCCATGTCCGCTTCTAGGCTCACCACACTACCAACGAAGACCAATGCCAGTACAACGGCCATCGCAGTCACTGCGTATTGGAAGCCAATCGTTGAAAGCAATAAACCACCAATAAAGAAGCCTGCACCTTTAAGTGCATTCTTAGATCCGGTCAGAATCGCAATCCACTTATAAAGTGCACCTTGCTGCTCATCCGGTACTAAGGTCTTAATTGAGCTCTTGGCACTCATCTTATTGAGGTCTTTAGCGATGCCTGACAGCGCCTGCGCTGCCATCACCCAAGGAATAGTCAACATGGCCGAGGGCAGTGCGAGCATACCCAAGGCGAAAACTTGCATCCCGAGGCCAATGTTCATGGTTTTATTGAGGCCAAGACGCGCGCCCAACCAACCACCGATTAGGTTCGTCACCACGCCAAAGAATTCATAGAAAAGGAACAGTGAGGCGATCTCTAACGAGCTGTAACCAAGGTCGTAGAAATACAGGACCACCAGCATACGAAGTGCACCATCAGTAATGGTGAAGTTCCAGTAGTTGAAAGTCACCAACATGTATTGGCGAACGCTCTTACTTAGATTTGAAAACATAATGCTATCTCTGCAATCAAAACAAAAAGAGCTTTTAGATCATAGGTGTCCAAAAGCTCTAATTCCTTACTTTCCGCTTAACTTATACTCAAAATAATTGGAGTTGCAGCTAGGCAACAAGCAAGTTCAGCCCTATGAGCATAGGTGTTCTATGTGATTAGGGTGAACTTGCGCAGTTAACAACGCTGCAGGTTCAAGTATGAAGAGCTACGCAGAAGCTACGCCATTGATATACTCAACCTGGATAGGTTTAGTGAAAGCACCTGGACGAAGCGCTTGAACTTCTTGAACGATCTTGTCGAGGTCCCAGCCTTTTTCTAACAGCAGGTGAGCCGCGAACAAACCTGTACGGCCTGAACCGCCCATACAATGCATAGCGACTTTCGCACCGCTATCAACGATTTTATGTAGCTCAGGGCTTGCCGCAGACCATTTCGCTGCAAACTCAGCACCCGGTGCACAGTCGTCTTCGATTTCGATTTGGAACCACTGCATGCCTAGTGCACGTGCTTTCTCACCAAGTGCTGCCACGTCTTTGCTTGCAAGCTCTGCATCATCAAGCGCAGTCACGATCGCTTCAACGCCCTGCTCTTTAAGTTGTGCCAGAGATGCATCAAGATCAGCGTCTTTAGTACCTGGGCATGGAGTCAGAATCAGCGCGCCTTGCTCAAGGTCTAGTTGCCATGTTGGATGTGTCATAGTGTTATCTCCTAAGTGCTCAGGTTTATGCTAAACCAACAGTACGAACTAGCTCAGCGGTACGTGTCGCGTAACCCATTTCGTTGTCGTACCAAGCGTAGATCTTAACCATGCGCTTACCGACCAACATAGTTGATAGTGCATCTACGATGGTTGAACGTTGGTCACCTTTGTAGTCGATAGACACCAATGGACGCTCTTCAAAGCCAAGAATGCCTTTCAATTCATTCTCAGACGCTTCTTTCAGCATCGCGTTCACTTCTTCTGCCGTCGTGTCTTGCTTCACTTCGAAGATGATATCAGTCAGAGACGCGTTCGCTAGTGGTACACGAACCGCGTGGCCGTTGATGCGGTTTTCGAGCTCAGGGAAGATCTCAACAATCGCCTTCGCAGAACCTGTCGTGGTTGGGATTAGGCTCATACCACAAGCACGTGCACGACGTAGGTCTTTATGTGGCGCATCTAGAATAGTCTGCGTGTTAGTTAGATCGTGAATCGTTGTGAAGGATGCATTCTCAATACCAAGCTTCTCGTTGATCACTTTAACCACAGGTGCAATACAGTTAGTAGTACAAGACGCGGCAGTCACGATCTTATGTACTGCTGGGTCGAAGATGTTGTCGTTTACACCAACCACGATGTTTGCGATGTCTTCTTCTTTCACTGGCGCCGATACCACAACGCGCTTCACGCCCTGCTCTAGGTACTTGTTTAGGAAAGAAGTCTTACGGTGAACACCTGTCGCTTCAATCACAACATCACAACCAGACCAATCGATCGCATCAATGTCGCGCTCTTTGGTCGTTTTGATGCGCTGACCATTTATGATCATCTCATCGCCTTCAGTTGTTACTTCATGGTGCCAGCGACCTTGAACTGAATCGAACTCAAGAAGGTGTGCAAGCGTTGCTGTATCGCCAGCTACATCGTTAATCTGTACAAACTCTAGCTCTTCCCAATCGAAAGCTGCGCGAAGTGCTAGACGGCCGATACGGCCAAAACCATTAATACCTACTTTGACTGTCATGTTCTTTTCTCTCAGTTAGTTGCCTTCATATTTGAAGCAGCAGCGTTGTTGACTGCATTCACTTCCCGGATCGCCGGCCGCCCTAGTCACATAGGAAACCTATGCTCATAGGGAGAAGTTCACTTGTCGCCTAGCTGCAACTTCAACTATCTTGGCAATAAATTTTTATAGATTTAAACGCAACATTGAGGGCGTGAAGTCATCGCTTCTAGGCGCTCAATGTCTTGTTGGTATTCAGTTTTCAAACAGTTCGATGCGATAAGGTCATCAATTAACTTTAGCATCCAACCCGGTAAATCATTGGCAAGGCGATAGAACACCCATTGCCCTTGGCGAACGTCAGTCAAAATGCCGCTTGAACGCAGCTGCGCAAGGTGGCGTGATACCTTTGGCTGACTTTCTTGCAATGCCTGAGTCAACTCACCAACTGAAAGGCACTCTTGGCGCACAATCAACATTAAGCAACGCACTCGCGTTTCATCAGACAGTAATTTAAAAAATTGGTGAGGAAGCATAAATACATACTCATATATGGATATGCGTATATATTAGTTATAAAAAAACGCACGTCAAGGCGTGCGTTTCAATTGTCATAAAAGTTTAACGAAGAAACATCAGAGCTTGTTGGTCACGGTATGACTCCAACGACGAGCTTCTGTGAGCTCCGTTTTTACCTGATCCACGCTTAATCCTAAATCAGCGCAATGCGCATCAATCTGTTGCCAATCGGCATGTTCAAAGCTCTCTTCAAGCGCGAGCAAGGTACCATATGGCCCCTCTCTACGAAGCAGAGCCACCTTAATACTTTTACACAAAGGCAGTTGCTCCACGAGATTCTCTAACGACAAGTCAAGCAGTGCATCCAACAACGAGAATAAGCCAATCATAAAGGCTTGCTCGGTATGCCCTTCAAATGCCTGATAACGAGACATACGCTGGCAGAACTGTGCACGCTGCAAAGACAAACCGTACAGCTCTTTTGGCTTTTTATCAGAGACGTAAGACGCCACCGCCAACGAAACAAACATTTTCAGCTTCTCTTGCCCCAAGTAAACCAAAGCCTGACGGAATGACGAGATGGTCACCTCAAGACGAGGCGACATGGTGTTCACAAAGCGCAACAGCTTATAAGACAAGGCGACATCTTTCGCGACGATGCTTTCGACACGTTGGAAGTCGACATCCGGCTTACAGACCTCTTGAAATAGCTCCATCGCAATCACTTGCTCTGGGCTAATATACTTAGTCTTGATAATTTCCGGCTTGCTAAAGAAATAGCCTTGGAAGAACTTAAAGCCCGCCTCTTTGGCTTGCTGGAATTCTTGTTCGGTTTCGACTCGTTCAGCAAGAAAGCTAAATTTCTTCCCTTGATGCGCCCTAACCAAATCACACGCTTCATCTAAGCCCATCTGCATGATATCGAGCTTAACAATATGCGTATATCTGAGGAAACGTTCCCATTCTGGAGTCGAAGTAAAGTCATCAAGGGCGATCATGTAACCCGCTTGGTAGAGCTCTTTAACAGCTTCTAATAACTCGTCGGTCGGCTGGCAGGTTTCAAGGATCTCGACCACGACCTTGTCTTTCGGCAAACTCAAAGGCAGCCGACGAATCAGGCTTTGATACGGGAAGTTAATAAAGCAGCGTGAAGAAGGGATCGAAGGGTTAAGCCCGACCGACAAGAAGTTCTCAACAATCAGACGATACGTTGCTCTGTTAGACTCAATATGCGCTGGATAAGCATTCCTTTCTCCGTCGCGAAACAACAGCTCATAACCAAGCGTGTTCTTCTTACGGTTTAAGATAGGTTGTCGAGCAACGTAGGTAGCGGTCATTTCTTGATAACTCTAATTCGTTTAACTATAACTCTATTGCTTTCACTAGGCTTTGGCGGCAGCCAGCAATGCGCCGCAACCCATGAACATACCACCAAAGATTTTATTTATCTTACCCATTATACGATCTGAACGAATAAAACGTCCCATTTGTGAAGCTAATGAGGTGTAGACCAACATAACAACGCTATCAATAAATACCGTTGTCACGCCCAGCACTAACAGTTGCGGTGCTTGCGGTTGTGTTGGGTCGATGAATTGAGGGAACAGAGCCACCAAAAACACAATAGATTTTGGGTTGGTAAGGTTAATAAGCACTGCATTTCTTAGCAGCTTGCCACTCGATAGCGTCGAGTTTTCTTGTGAAGCAACTAAGCTAGAGTTGTCACGCCACTTTTGAATACCCAACCAAAGAAGGTACACCACGCCCACCCATTTGATGATGGTGAATGCCAAAGCGGATTGAGCGACTAATGCACCAATACCTGCGCCCACCAGCATGATGTGAAATGCAAGACCAAGCTGTAAGCCTGCGATCGACGTGAGTGACTTTTTAGTGCCATAGCTTAGTCCATTACTGATTGAGTTAACGGTACCTGAGCCCGGAGCCAGACTAAACAAAATCGCCGTGACGACATAAGCAAGCCAAACATGAGTATCCATTTGCATTTCCTTACTAGTTCTTTAATCTAACAACATTAGTAGCAATAAAGCTCTCAAACGCATCAGTTCAGGTGATTTCCCATGGAAAACCACAGCGGCGCCCCGTTTTCGTACACGCAAGAACCTCAGTTCGAGCAAGCGATTAAACACCCGATCCCCACTCTTTGGCAACAACGAAAAGAGGGGTATATAACATCATCCGGTAAAAAGAAGCTGTACTGGTGTAGCCTTACTTCACCGGGTCATACCAAGGTGATTGTTATTTCAAATGGCCGCATCGAGTGCTGCCAAAAATACCAAGAACTTTTTTATGATTTTTATCAACAAGGCTATGACGTTTATTCATTTGACCATCAAGGTCAAGGCCAGTCAGAGCGTATGGTAACAGACTCTGACATTGGTCACATTCATGAGTTTGATGATTATGCATCTGACATGTCTGACGTCATTGCCAGTTTCGATCTCAGTAAGTATTCCAATCGCTACCTGCTCGCGCATTCAATGGGCAGCACCATAGCCACTCGCTACCTACAAACTCATCCAGAGCACCCATTTGATAAGGTGACTCTGTGCGCTCCGATGTTTGGTATCAATACAGAGTGGTATCTGAAACCTATCGCGATGATCGTTGGGCAAGTACTCACCGCTTTTCATTCCAAGCCGACTTTCGCGCCTGGGCAGCAAGCATATTACTCGAAGCCTTTTGAAAACAACTTGCTGAGCCACAGTAAGGTTCGTTACCAATGGTTCCGCCGTTTGTATGACGAGTCACCCTCTTTGCAGGTGGGTGGACCAAGCACGCGCTGGGTGTGGCAAGGGTTAATGGCAGCCAAGCAAGCGGTTCAACAAACTCGTCAAATCAAGATCCCTCTGCTATTGATTCAAGCTGGGGAAGATAGGATTGTCAGTAATAGTGCCCAAGTGAAATTCATTTCTAAGCTGAAAAGAACGAACTCTGAGTGCCAGTTTAAGCTGATTGAAGGTTCTAGGCATGAGCTGTTGTTTGAGCAAGATAAATACCGCAATCAAACGCTGGATGCGATCAATCAGTTCTTTGCTTAGTGCTAATACGTGAAGCAAGCAACCTAGCAACAAGATAAGCACTAAAGAGGAAGAAAAGTAAGTGAGCTTTGCCCTCTTTTCTTGCATGAATTTGGCATACAATTTCTGCTTAGAGATATTGTAGTTAACACGACTATAGCGCTGACTAGCGTCAATATTGGTTAAGTATTTTGCAATGAGGGTTAAATGAGTATTCCTGCACTAAAAGATTCCGTGAAAATTGTTGCTTCTGATTTAGATGGTACGCTTTTGGCTCCCAACCATCAGCTAAGCGACTTTACCAAGCTAACGCTTAAGAAATTACACGACCAAGGTTATACCTTCATCTTCGCTACGGGTCGTCACCACGTCGATGTGGCGGGTATTCGTCAGATTGCGGGCATTCCGGCGTACATGATCACTTCAAACGGTGCACGTGTGCATGACCAGAACGATCAGCTGATGTATAGCCAGAACGTGCCTCAGGAACTCGTTCAACCGGTTATTGATATTGTTCGCCAAGATCCAAATATCTTCATCCACATGTACCAAAATGAAGATTGGCTACTAGACCGTGAAGATGAAATGTTGGCTAAATTCCACAGCGAATCTGGCTTTAGCTACAAGCGCTTTGAAGCTGACAACGCTCCAAATAAAGGCATTGCGAAAGTCTTCTTCACACATCCAGAGCAAGATCATGAATATCTCGTCACGTTTGAACAAAAGTTAAGAGATGCTTTTGGCGACAAGTTGAACATCGCTTTTTCAACTCCTTGGTGTTTAGAAGTAATGGCCGCAGAAGTATCTAAAGGCTATGCCTTAGACGCTGTTGCGAAATCTCTGAACCTAACGCTGGATAACTGTGTTGCTTTTGGTGATGGTATGAATGACGCTGAGATGCTAGCTATGGCAGGTAAAGGGCTAATCATGGGCACATCACATGAGAAAGTGATGAAAGCTCTGCCAGACAATGAAGTAATTGGCAGCAATGCAGATGATGCCGTTGCTCACTACTTAGAAAAACACCTACTCTAAGCAGTCCCAATAAAACATAAAGGCAGCCAATGGCTGCCTTTTTTGAACCTTACGCTAAAAGCTTCCTCTAAGGTTAGCGAGAACCGAGTACTTCTTTACTTAAGATGGCCTGCCACTCCTGCTCAGTAACAGGCATGATGGATAAGCGATTACCACGCTTCACCAATGGCATTTCTGATAGCTCTGGCATAGCTTTCAATGTTGCTAAGGGAATCAAGCGCTCAGTCACTCGTACAAACTCGACATCCACCATAATCCAGCGAGGGTTATCAGGTGAAGATTTAGGATCGTAGTAATCACTCTCAGGATCGAATTGAAAATGATCTGGGTAGGCTTCTCTGGTTACTTTTGCGATCCCCGCTACGCCCACTTTTTTACATGATGAGTGGTATATCATCACTAGGTCGCCAAGCTTGACCTCATCACGCATCATGTTTCGAGCTTGATAGTTACGAACTCCCTCCCAACAAGAGGTTTTTTGTACTCTCAGCGTCTGAATAGAAAAAGTGTCGGGTTCTGTTTTAAATAACCAATATGCCATAATAAATCCAATTAACGGTTGCTCCGAGGAAGATATAACATGAAGGTAATGAAAAACCCAGTGACATGGCTAGCCGCATTCGCGCTACAAGGCTGTGTAACCGCTCCAGAAACACCGCAACAACCTGAAGTTCCACCAGCAACCTTAGATGAACCCCTGAGCATTCAACCGCAAACCTTCATCATGCGCGGTCAAGTTGTGGTAGGCCATGAAAGCCGCACGTTTACCCCTTGTGGTAGCCAACAACAATACTGGTTAGATATGTCCCCTGAGCTAGCGCTAGAAGCACAAGGGCTAGCAGCCAGACCTTATCAAGCTCTGTATGGCGAACTGATTGGCCACCTTACAGTGCCTAGCCAAACCGGCTACAACGCTGATTTCACGGCACGTTTCGTGGTTGATCAAGTCAATATCCTCACTGCAGAGAACCCTGACCGTTGTGACCAGCCCTTGCGCTCTACTCGTGTGTTCGGCAATGAACCATTCTGGTCGGCGACCTTTGATAAAGACCAACTGACCTACACCAAGATGGGAGAAGCGCCTCAGGCTCTCAACATCGAATCAAGCCGCACCACACCAAGCAGTCGTGATTACCAACTAGAAGGTCAATCAACCCAAGGCGAGCTAAACCTTAAGAAAGAGAGTTGTAGCGATGGCATGAGCGACTCTATCTATGGTTGGGAGGCGAAACTCAACCTTAATGACAGCAAGTACAGCGGCTGTGCCACTGTCTCTAACCAAGATCCTACGCTGGACTGGAGCGGACTCTACTTCGCGAGCTCAACGCAAAATTCTGGGTTCTCTATCAACCTAGAGCTCAATGATGA
Coding sequences within:
- the rhtB gene encoding homoserine/homoserine lactone efflux protein — protein: MDTHVWLAYVVTAILFSLAPGSGTVNSISNGLSYGTKKSLTSIAGLQLGLAFHIMLVGAGIGALVAQSALAFTIIKWVGVVYLLWLGIQKWRDNSSLVASQENSTLSSGKLLRNAVLINLTNPKSIVFLVALFPQFIDPTQPQAPQLLVLGVTTVFIDSVVMLVYTSLASQMGRFIRSDRIMGKINKIFGGMFMGCGALLAAAKA
- a CDS encoding ArsR/SmtB family transcription factor, with translation MLPHQFFKLLSDETRVRCLMLIVRQECLSVGELTQALQESQPKVSRHLAQLRSSGILTDVRQGQWVFYRLANDLPGWMLKLIDDLIASNCLKTEYQQDIERLEAMTSRPQCCV
- a CDS encoding COG3650 family protein, which encodes MKVMKNPVTWLAAFALQGCVTAPETPQQPEVPPATLDEPLSIQPQTFIMRGQVVVGHESRTFTPCGSQQQYWLDMSPELALEAQGLAARPYQALYGELIGHLTVPSQTGYNADFTARFVVDQVNILTAENPDRCDQPLRSTRVFGNEPFWSATFDKDQLTYTKMGEAPQALNIESSRTTPSSRDYQLEGQSTQGELNLKKESCSDGMSDSIYGWEAKLNLNDSKYSGCATVSNQDPTLDWSGLYFASSTQNSGFSINLELNDDHSAITTYSYSNGDPSIVEQGFWQQLNQNQVQVVMTRHQQQYLISERIFTLDNGKLVAEKEKVGNVVYPIANGGLVLFEAKSSQAQLNTTTDVDLTAKQVNSSDQLDPKVDQAIREYFKINNSSPDDTKYRWLTYDLNGDGKEELFAQLDWCGSGGCTLLIFENHQDTWRFNSRVTLVKGDIRLGKLQNHGWQDLIFNVSGGGATPAKHTLSYSGVSYPLNPSVAPVADDADISDVVLFADGISPAQSGVKL
- a CDS encoding cyclin-dependent kinase inhibitor 3 family protein; the encoded protein is MTHPTWQLDLEQGALILTPCPGTKDADLDASLAQLKEQGVEAIVTALDDAELASKDVAALGEKARALGMQWFQIEIEDDCAPGAEFAAKWSAASPELHKIVDSGAKVAMHCMGGSGRTGLFAAHLLLEKGWDLDKIVQEVQALRPGAFTKPIQVEYINGVASA
- the arsJ gene encoding organoarsenical effux MFS transporter ArsJ, with amino-acid sequence MFSNLSKSVRQYMLVTFNYWNFTITDGALRMLVVLYFYDLGYSSLEIASLFLFYEFFGVVTNLIGGWLGARLGLNKTMNIGLGMQVFALGMLALPSAMLTIPWVMAAQALSGIAKDLNKMSAKSSIKTLVPDEQQGALYKWIAILTGSKNALKGAGFFIGGLLLSTIGFQYAVTAMAVVLALVFVGSVVSLEADMGKAKTKPKFKQIFSKSESINILSAARMFLFGARDVWFVIALPIYLGSVFGWDHSLVGGFLAAWTIAYGFVQGIAPKITGKAQGKVPDGHAALLWAGALAMVTAVIAYAVQIGWQPELVIVGGLMVFGAIFAVNSSLHSYLIVSYAKGDGVSLDVGFYYMANAMGRLISTILSGLVFQMAGLSACLWVSFAFLAITTAISLRLPKVPQISAA
- a CDS encoding alpha/beta fold hydrolase, with product MENHSGAPFSYTQEPQFEQAIKHPIPTLWQQRKEGYITSSGKKKLYWCSLTSPGHTKVIVISNGRIECCQKYQELFYDFYQQGYDVYSFDHQGQGQSERMVTDSDIGHIHEFDDYASDMSDVIASFDLSKYSNRYLLAHSMGSTIATRYLQTHPEHPFDKVTLCAPMFGINTEWYLKPIAMIVGQVLTAFHSKPTFAPGQQAYYSKPFENNLLSHSKVRYQWFRRLYDESPSLQVGGPSTRWVWQGLMAAKQAVQQTRQIKIPLLLIQAGEDRIVSNSAQVKFISKLKRTNSECQFKLIEGSRHELLFEQDKYRNQTLDAINQFFA
- a CDS encoding Cof-type HAD-IIB family hydrolase; translated protein: MSIPALKDSVKIVASDLDGTLLAPNHQLSDFTKLTLKKLHDQGYTFIFATGRHHVDVAGIRQIAGIPAYMITSNGARVHDQNDQLMYSQNVPQELVQPVIDIVRQDPNIFIHMYQNEDWLLDREDEMLAKFHSESGFSYKRFEADNAPNKGIAKVFFTHPEQDHEYLVTFEQKLRDAFGDKLNIAFSTPWCLEVMAAEVSKGYALDAVAKSLNLTLDNCVAFGDGMNDAEMLAMAGKGLIMGTSHEKVMKALPDNEVIGSNADDAVAHYLEKHLL
- a CDS encoding EVE domain-containing protein — encoded protein: MAYWLFKTEPDTFSIQTLRVQKTSCWEGVRNYQARNMMRDEVKLGDLVMIYHSSCKKVGVAGIAKVTREAYPDHFQFDPESDYYDPKSSPDNPRWIMVDVEFVRVTERLIPLATLKAMPELSEMPLVKRGNRLSIMPVTEQEWQAILSKEVLGSR
- a CDS encoding ArsJ-associated glyceraldehyde-3-phosphate dehydrogenase: MTVKVGINGFGRIGRLALRAAFDWEELEFVQINDVAGDTATLAHLLEFDSVQGRWHHEVTTEGDEMIINGQRIKTTKERDIDAIDWSGCDVVIEATGVHRKTSFLNKYLEQGVKRVVVSAPVKEEDIANIVVGVNDNIFDPAVHKIVTAASCTTNCIAPVVKVINEKLGIENASFTTIHDLTNTQTILDAPHKDLRRARACGMSLIPTTTGSAKAIVEIFPELENRINGHAVRVPLANASLTDIIFEVKQDTTAEEVNAMLKEASENELKGILGFEERPLVSIDYKGDQRSTIVDALSTMLVGKRMVKIYAWYDNEMGYATRTAELVRTVGLA
- a CDS encoding EAL and HDOD domain-containing protein → MTATYVARQPILNRKKNTLGYELLFRDGERNAYPAHIESNRATYRLIVENFLSVGLNPSIPSSRCFINFPYQSLIRRLPLSLPKDKVVVEILETCQPTDELLEAVKELYQAGYMIALDDFTSTPEWERFLRYTHIVKLDIMQMGLDEACDLVRAHQGKKFSFLAERVETEQEFQQAKEAGFKFFQGYFFSKPEIIKTKYISPEQVIAMELFQEVCKPDVDFQRVESIVAKDVALSYKLLRFVNTMSPRLEVTISSFRQALVYLGQEKLKMFVSLAVASYVSDKKPKELYGLSLQRAQFCQRMSRYQAFEGHTEQAFMIGLFSLLDALLDLSLENLVEQLPLCKSIKVALLRREGPYGTLLALEESFEHADWQQIDAHCADLGLSVDQVKTELTEARRWSHTVTNKL